A single genomic interval of Alteromonas sp. CI.11.F.A3 harbors:
- a CDS encoding superinfection immunity protein — translation MEYIDSILASDNYAFIGFLLVGVLILWFLPALLALAFNRKQFKYILLACIPAGFSLIAWGGVMVWATTGKAIGKYANKASSEN, via the coding sequence ATGGAATACATCGATAGTATTTTGGCAAGTGACAACTACGCATTTATAGGCTTTTTACTTGTTGGGGTATTAATCCTCTGGTTCCTTCCAGCATTGCTTGCCTTGGCTTTTAATAGAAAACAATTCAAATATATATTGCTTGCTTGTATTCCCGCGGGCTTTTCTCTAATAGCATGGGGAGGAGTAATGGTTTGGGCTACAACGGGCAAAGCAATTGGTAAATATGCAAATAAAGCCAGTAGTGAGAATTAA
- a CDS encoding GNAT family N-acetyltransferase, which translates to MLINPLVELEDSYLNYIKELGSEERYPYPMDLDCSNFPAFVQLLSDYSEGINLPCHMVPNTTFWLIENQEIIGCSHLRHTLNDSLQHAGGHIGLGVRPSYRGKGVGKRLLSQTIEQANKMGILAVHIHCYKSNISSTKLIESSGAILHSTIDLEDSSETVLRFIHEHT; encoded by the coding sequence ATGCTTATCAATCCTTTAGTTGAACTTGAAGATAGCTATTTAAACTACATCAAAGAATTGGGTAGCGAAGAACGTTATCCCTACCCAATGGATTTAGATTGCTCGAACTTTCCTGCTTTTGTTCAGTTGCTAAGCGATTATTCAGAGGGTATCAACTTACCCTGTCACATGGTGCCCAATACCACTTTCTGGCTCATAGAAAACCAAGAAATTATTGGCTGCTCCCATTTACGGCACACATTAAACGACTCATTACAACATGCTGGCGGACATATCGGGTTAGGTGTAAGGCCGAGTTATCGCGGCAAAGGCGTTGGAAAACGTTTGCTATCTCAAACCATTGAGCAAGCGAATAAAATGGGTATTTTAGCGGTGCATATTCACTGCTACAAAAGCAATATCAGCTCTACAAAGCTCATAGAATCTTCTGGCGCAATACTACATTCAACTATAGATTTAGAGGATAGTTCGGAAACGGTACTTAGGTTTATTCATGAGCACACCTAA
- a CDS encoding M23 family metallopeptidase — MNIKAKLLMLVILIPFKLHAKKPIEIHAIHKETFACTEHWDGQFKYAGDALGTDCVIGGWYEDDKRLFQRSFINSGFENEDWFGFKKNVLAPCDCTVTKIHLNPITNQPGVMTPGRASSITFKTKDGLSVILAHIREIDVKEGEIVKRGTVVAKVGNNGYSRNPHIHIGAWDKEGKPIQIQFDQSTLALLDRE; from the coding sequence ATGAATATCAAAGCTAAGTTACTTATGCTTGTGATTTTGATTCCTTTCAAATTACATGCGAAAAAACCTATAGAAATTCACGCTATCCATAAAGAAACATTCGCATGTACGGAGCATTGGGATGGTCAGTTTAAGTATGCTGGCGATGCACTAGGAACAGACTGCGTTATTGGGGGGTGGTATGAAGATGATAAAAGGCTATTTCAAAGATCCTTCATAAACAGCGGTTTTGAAAATGAAGATTGGTTTGGTTTTAAAAAGAATGTGCTAGCACCATGCGATTGCACAGTCACGAAGATCCACTTAAATCCAATTACGAATCAACCAGGCGTTATGACCCCGGGAAGAGCAAGCTCAATAACCTTCAAAACTAAGGATGGATTGTCAGTAATACTAGCCCATATACGAGAGATAGATGTAAAAGAAGGCGAAATAGTTAAGCGTGGCACTGTCGTTGCTAAAGTCGGTAATAATGGATACAGCCGAAACCCCCATATTCACATTGGTGCGTGGGATAAAGAAGGCAAACCTATTCAAATACAGTTTGATCAAAGTACGTTGGCGCTGCTTGATCGCGAGTAA
- a CDS encoding DUF2314 domain-containing protein yields MKGLAVFPLLLICTPILGSNDEFFLKERGDQVVVNAFAKAKQHRGLFLDALEGRGSENSKYDYYGAYLKFTEGETVEYLWLGDVQKYKDFYIGVIISNPRLLEDTKSGETIGFQASDIYDWQLTEKKSGESLGAFLICSTSEDEYIKSNGFTCEL; encoded by the coding sequence GTGAAAGGACTTGCAGTATTTCCGCTTTTATTAATATGCACACCGATATTGGGTTCTAATGATGAGTTTTTCCTCAAGGAAAGAGGTGATCAAGTTGTCGTTAATGCTTTTGCGAAGGCCAAGCAGCATAGAGGCTTATTTTTAGATGCTTTAGAGGGTAGAGGTTCTGAGAATTCTAAATATGATTATTATGGCGCTTATCTCAAATTTACAGAGGGAGAAACTGTTGAATATTTGTGGTTGGGGGACGTACAGAAATATAAAGATTTCTATATAGGCGTAATTATCAGCAACCCGCGGCTCTTGGAGGATACTAAAAGTGGAGAGACCATAGGGTTTCAAGCATCAGACATCTATGACTGGCAGCTGACTGAGAAGAAAAGCGGTGAGTCTCTTGGTGCATTTTTGATTTGTTCCACCTCAGAAGATGAATATATTAAAAGCAACGGGTTTACTTGTGAATTGTAG
- a CDS encoding GNAT family N-acetyltransferase: MSFIIRTGTLGELMQVNLKIPEFDREVTQDKFKARLDGKDYLILVACSSSEPIAYKVGYAVSPTEFYSWMGGVAPDYRKKGVATKLRKAQELWAANNHYCSISVKSMNRYPDMLQLLISSGYKICGYEDQGSENNSKIRFVKSLVSKV, from the coding sequence ATGAGTTTTATTATTAGAACAGGGACCTTGGGAGAGTTAATGCAGGTAAATCTCAAAATACCAGAATTTGATCGAGAAGTTACTCAAGATAAATTTAAAGCTCGATTAGATGGTAAAGATTATCTAATTCTAGTTGCGTGTTCTAGCTCTGAGCCTATTGCCTACAAAGTCGGGTATGCGGTATCTCCAACTGAATTTTATAGTTGGATGGGCGGAGTTGCTCCTGATTACAGAAAAAAAGGAGTAGCGACAAAATTGAGGAAAGCTCAAGAGTTATGGGCTGCCAATAATCACTATTGCTCTATAAGCGTCAAATCCATGAATCGATATCCTGATATGCTCCAACTACTTATATCAAGTGGTTACAAGATTTGTGGTTACGAAGATCAAGGCAGTGAAAACAACAGCAAAATTAGGTTTGTAAAAAGTCTAGTATCAAAGGTATAA